A part of Streptomyces sp. NBC_00557 genomic DNA contains:
- the sucC gene encoding ADP-forming succinate--CoA ligase subunit beta, whose protein sequence is MDLFEYQARDLFAKHDVPVLAGEVIDTPEAAREITERLGGKSVVKAQVKVGGRGKAGGVKLAASPDEAVARATDILGMDIKGHTVHKVMIAETAPEILEEYYVSFLLDRANRTFLSIASVEGGMEIEEVAATRPEAVAKIAIDAIDGVDKAKAQEIVAAAKFPAEVADKVADVLVKLWDVFIKEDALLVEVNPLAKVASGDVIALDGKVSLDDNAEFRHPEFEALHDKAAANPLEAAAKEKNLNYVKLDGEVGIIGNGAGLVMSTLDVVAYAGEKHGGVKPANFLDIGGGASAQVMANGLEIILGDPDVKSVFVNVFGGITACDEVANGIVQALKLLEDRGEKVEKPLVVRLDGNNAELGRKILTDANHPLVQRVDTMDGAADKAAELAAAK, encoded by the coding sequence GTGGACCTGTTCGAGTACCAGGCGAGGGACCTCTTCGCCAAGCACGATGTACCGGTGCTGGCCGGTGAAGTCATCGACACGCCTGAGGCGGCGCGCGAGATCACCGAGCGTCTGGGCGGCAAGTCCGTCGTCAAGGCGCAGGTGAAGGTCGGTGGCCGCGGTAAGGCCGGTGGCGTGAAGCTGGCCGCCAGCCCGGACGAGGCCGTCGCCCGCGCGACCGACATCCTCGGCATGGACATCAAGGGCCACACGGTCCACAAGGTCATGATCGCGGAGACGGCCCCCGAGATCCTCGAGGAGTACTACGTCTCCTTCCTCCTCGACCGCGCCAACCGCACCTTCCTCTCCATCGCCTCCGTCGAGGGCGGCATGGAGATCGAGGAGGTCGCGGCCACCCGCCCCGAGGCCGTCGCGAAGATCGCGATCGACGCCATCGACGGTGTGGACAAGGCCAAGGCGCAGGAGATCGTGGCCGCCGCCAAGTTCCCGGCCGAGGTCGCGGACAAGGTCGCGGACGTCCTCGTGAAGCTGTGGGACGTCTTCATCAAGGAAGACGCCCTGCTCGTCGAGGTCAACCCGCTGGCCAAGGTCGCCTCCGGCGACGTCATCGCCCTCGACGGCAAGGTGTCGCTCGACGACAACGCCGAGTTCCGTCACCCCGAGTTCGAGGCGCTCCACGACAAGGCCGCGGCCAACCCGCTCGAGGCCGCCGCCAAGGAGAAGAACCTCAACTACGTCAAGCTCGACGGCGAGGTCGGCATCATCGGCAACGGCGCCGGTCTCGTCATGAGCACCCTGGACGTCGTCGCGTACGCCGGTGAGAAGCACGGTGGCGTCAAGCCCGCCAACTTCCTGGACATCGGCGGCGGCGCCTCCGCCCAGGTGATGGCGAACGGCCTGGAGATCATCCTGGGCGACCCGGACGTCAAGTCCGTCTTCGTGAACGTCTTCGGTGGCATCACCGCCTGCGACGAGGTCGCCAACGGCATCGTGCAGGCCCTGAAGCTGCTGGAGGACCGCGGCGAGAAGGTCGAGAAGCCGCTCGTCGTCCGCCTCGACGGCAACAACGCCGAGCTGGGCCGGAAGATCCTCACGGACGCCAACCACCCGCTGGTGCAGCGCGTCGACACCATGGACGGCGCGGCCGACAAGGCCGCCGAGCTGGCCGCCGCCAAGTAA
- a CDS encoding VWA domain-containing protein — protein sequence MAVGGADAAAERLRRWRLVLGGDQADGTGCALSGRDAAMDGTLAALYGRGDKSQAGRDRSAGLGASAPSVARWLGDIRTYFPSSVVQVMQRDAIDRLGLASLLLEPEMLEAVEADVHLVGTLLSLNKAMPETTRETARVVVRKVVDDLEKRLANRTRATLTGALDRSARIARPRHHDIDWNRTITANLKHYLPEYRTVVPERLIGYGRAARSVKKEVVLCIDQSGSMAASVVYASVFGAVLASMRSISTRLVVFDTAVVDLTDQLDDPVDVLFGTQLGGGTDINRALAYCQSQITRPAETVVVLISDLYEGGIRDEMLKRVAAMKASGVQFVALLALSDEGAPAYDREHAAALAALGAPAFACTPDLFPEVMAAALEKRPLPIPDTA from the coding sequence ATGGCGGTGGGCGGCGCCGATGCGGCGGCGGAGCGGCTGCGGCGGTGGCGGCTGGTGCTCGGCGGCGACCAGGCAGACGGCACCGGATGCGCGCTGTCCGGCAGGGACGCGGCGATGGACGGCACGCTCGCCGCGCTCTACGGCAGGGGTGACAAGTCGCAGGCGGGGCGGGACCGTTCGGCGGGGCTCGGCGCCTCCGCGCCGTCCGTGGCGCGCTGGCTCGGGGACATCCGCACCTACTTCCCGTCCTCCGTGGTCCAGGTCATGCAGCGCGACGCCATCGACCGGCTCGGCCTCGCCTCCCTGCTGCTGGAACCGGAGATGCTCGAGGCGGTGGAGGCGGACGTCCATCTGGTCGGCACGCTGCTGTCGCTGAACAAGGCGATGCCGGAGACGACGAGGGAGACGGCGCGCGTGGTCGTGCGCAAGGTCGTCGACGACCTGGAGAAGCGGCTCGCGAACCGCACCCGGGCCACCCTCACCGGTGCCCTCGACCGCAGCGCGCGGATCGCCCGCCCGCGCCACCACGACATCGACTGGAACCGCACCATCACGGCCAACCTCAAGCACTATCTGCCCGAGTACCGCACGGTCGTGCCCGAACGGCTCATCGGATACGGGCGGGCCGCGCGGTCCGTGAAGAAGGAGGTCGTGCTCTGCATCGACCAGTCGGGGTCGATGGCGGCGTCCGTGGTCTACGCGTCCGTGTTCGGTGCGGTCCTCGCTTCCATGCGGTCGATCAGCACCCGGCTGGTCGTCTTCGACACGGCGGTCGTCGACCTCACCGACCAGCTCGACGACCCTGTCGACGTCCTCTTCGGCACCCAACTGGGCGGCGGCACGGACATCAACCGGGCGCTGGCCTACTGCCAGTCGCAGATCACCCGGCCCGCCGAGACCGTGGTCGTGCTGATCAGCGACCTCTACGAGGGCGGGATCAGGGACGAGATGCTCAAGCGGGTGGCGGCGATGAAGGCGTCCGGAGTGCAGTTCGTGGCGCTGCTCGCCCTGTCCGACGAGGGTGCGCCGGCGTACGACCGGGAGCACGCGGCCGCGCTCGCCGCACTCGGCGCACCCGCCTTCGCCTGTACGCCCGACCTGTTCCCCGAGGTCATGGCGGCCGCACTGGAGAAGCGGCCGCTGCCGATACCGGACACGGCGTGA
- a CDS encoding cell division protein PerM, whose protein sequence is MACVILKTARQPSLSPLLTRMRDREPGLAASLLGGAVAAGLGFGSFAVLVMVLWVSSPYPDSGPSGALHIAAALWLLAHGVELLRTDTLSGTPMPVGVTPLLLMLLPVWLVYRAARVAVDAPEDPDGPPPVPAQTACTGVVLGYLGVGCAIALYCSGGELRPQWLWVTACLPLVATGAAAAGVWAAYGCPREPVLGALAVLPGSVRRLVFGGDERARLGTAVRAGGAAVAVLLGGGALLLAVSLVWHGGAARASFLQLTEGWTGRFAVLLLGVALIPNAAVWAASYGLGTGFFLGAGHPVDPFASHPAPLLPPFPLLAAVPDAGAGTPPNWAAALVPVAAGVTAGWFVARGAVKRPAPGATASARWSASRTAGVMLLTATLCATAFALLACMAGGPLGVSALARFGPVWWQAGGAVGAWTAVSGMPVALTVRLWRVWRLRKPGGDIPSQGARTGAAASAGNPKAHGKAGDPATTKDPAKTKDALKTEDAVRAKDPARANDAVTAENEAEPQSGARPGRDTGPADPGEAEEAGRAADGSGEPRGTHADNGTQGNGTQGKRTRPGGGKDADTGSSSTARPQTMTEDDESYDALPADDAFPSDWHDDLARASRWAALRKAAATPEPPAPWPGPGLTEPSPGAPEPPDTAG, encoded by the coding sequence ATGGCGTGCGTGATCCTGAAGACCGCTCGCCAACCGTCGCTGTCACCTCTGCTGACCCGGATGCGGGACCGCGAGCCCGGGCTGGCCGCGAGCCTGCTGGGCGGTGCCGTCGCGGCCGGGCTCGGGTTCGGCTCGTTCGCCGTGCTGGTGATGGTGCTGTGGGTCAGCTCGCCGTATCCCGACAGCGGGCCCAGCGGCGCGCTGCACATCGCCGCCGCGCTGTGGCTGCTGGCCCACGGCGTCGAACTCCTGCGCACCGACACGCTTTCCGGCACACCCATGCCGGTCGGGGTGACCCCGCTGCTGCTCATGCTGCTGCCCGTGTGGCTGGTGTACCGGGCGGCCCGGGTCGCGGTGGACGCGCCCGAGGACCCCGACGGCCCGCCGCCCGTGCCGGCGCAGACGGCGTGCACGGGCGTCGTCCTCGGCTACCTCGGCGTCGGCTGCGCGATCGCGCTGTACTGCTCGGGCGGCGAACTGCGGCCCCAGTGGCTCTGGGTGACAGCCTGTCTGCCGCTGGTCGCGACCGGCGCGGCGGCGGCCGGGGTGTGGGCGGCGTACGGCTGTCCGCGCGAGCCGGTGCTCGGCGCGCTGGCGGTACTGCCGGGGTCGGTGCGGCGGCTGGTGTTCGGCGGGGACGAACGGGCCCGGCTCGGTACGGCCGTACGGGCCGGCGGCGCCGCCGTGGCGGTGCTCCTCGGCGGCGGGGCGCTGCTGCTCGCGGTGTCGCTGGTGTGGCACGGCGGCGCGGCGCGGGCGTCCTTCCTCCAGCTGACGGAGGGGTGGACGGGACGGTTCGCCGTCCTTCTGCTCGGCGTCGCGCTGATCCCCAACGCGGCGGTCTGGGCGGCGTCCTACGGGCTCGGCACCGGCTTCTTCCTCGGCGCGGGTCACCCGGTGGACCCGTTCGCCTCCCATCCGGCGCCGCTGCTGCCGCCGTTCCCGCTGCTGGCGGCGGTGCCGGACGCCGGCGCCGGGACACCGCCGAACTGGGCGGCGGCACTGGTGCCGGTGGCGGCAGGTGTGACGGCGGGGTGGTTCGTGGCGCGGGGCGCGGTGAAGCGGCCGGCGCCGGGCGCGACGGCGTCGGCCCGCTGGTCCGCCTCCCGCACCGCCGGGGTCATGCTGCTCACGGCCACGCTCTGCGCTACGGCGTTCGCCCTGCTCGCCTGCATGGCAGGCGGCCCCCTGGGCGTCTCGGCGCTGGCCCGCTTCGGGCCGGTGTGGTGGCAGGCCGGGGGAGCGGTGGGGGCCTGGACGGCCGTGTCCGGGATGCCGGTGGCGCTGACCGTACGGTTGTGGCGCGTGTGGAGGCTGCGGAAACCGGGCGGGGACATCCCCTCGCAGGGGGCGCGGACGGGGGCGGCGGCGAGCGCCGGTAACCCGAAGGCTCACGGGAAGGCCGGTGACCCGGCGACGACCAAGGACCCGGCGAAGACCAAGGATGCGCTGAAGACCGAGGACGCCGTGAGGGCCAAGGACCCGGCGAGGGCGAACGACGCGGTGACGGCGGAGAACGAGGCCGAGCCGCAGAGCGGTGCCAGGCCCGGGCGCGACACCGGGCCGGCGGACCCGGGCGAGGCCGAGGAGGCGGGCCGGGCGGCCGACGGGAGCGGCGAGCCCAGGGGCACGCACGCGGACAACGGCACGCAGGGCAACGGCACGCAGGGCAAACGCACGCGGCCGGGCGGCGGCAAGGACGCGGACACGGGCAGCAGCTCCACCGCCCGACCGCAGACCATGACCGAGGACGACGAGTCGTACGACGCCCTCCCGGCCGACGACGCGTTCCCCTCGGACTGGCACGACGACCTGGCCCGCGCCTCCCGCTGGGCGGCCCTGCGGAAGGCCGCGGCCACACCCGAGCCGCCGGCCCCCTGGCCAGGCCCCGGCCTCACCGAGCCCTCGCCGGGCGCCCCGGAACCCCCTGACACGGCCGGTTGA
- the sucD gene encoding succinate--CoA ligase subunit alpha: protein MAIWLNKDSKVIVQGMTGATGMKHTKLMLGDGTNVVGGVNPRKAGQTVDFDGTEVPVFGTVKEAIEKTGANVSVIFVPEKFTKDAVVEAIDAEIPLAVVITEGIAVHDTASFWAYAGKKGNKTRIIGPNCPGIITPGQSNVGIIPGDITKPGRIGLVSKSGTLTYQMMYELRDIGFSTAVGIGGDPIIGTTHIDALAAFQDDPETELIVMIGEIGGDAEERAAAFIKENVTKPVVGYVAGFTAPEGKTMGHAGAIVSGSSGTAQAKKEALEAAGVKVGKTPTETAKLAREILGG, encoded by the coding sequence ATGGCTATCTGGCTCAACAAGGACAGCAAGGTCATCGTCCAGGGCATGACCGGCGCCACCGGCATGAAGCACACCAAGCTCATGCTCGGTGACGGCACGAACGTCGTGGGCGGCGTGAACCCGCGCAAGGCGGGTCAGACCGTGGACTTCGACGGCACCGAGGTACCCGTCTTCGGCACCGTCAAGGAGGCCATCGAGAAGACCGGCGCCAACGTCTCCGTCATCTTCGTGCCGGAGAAGTTCACCAAGGACGCGGTCGTCGAGGCCATCGACGCCGAGATCCCGCTGGCCGTCGTCATCACCGAGGGCATCGCCGTGCACGACACGGCGTCCTTCTGGGCGTACGCCGGCAAGAAGGGCAACAAGACCCGCATCATCGGCCCGAACTGCCCCGGCATCATCACCCCGGGCCAGTCGAACGTCGGCATCATCCCGGGCGACATCACCAAGCCGGGCCGCATCGGCCTGGTCTCGAAGTCGGGCACGCTGACGTACCAGATGATGTACGAGCTGCGGGACATCGGCTTCTCCACGGCCGTCGGCATCGGTGGCGACCCGATCATCGGCACCACGCACATCGACGCCCTCGCCGCGTTCCAGGACGACCCCGAGACCGAGCTGATCGTGATGATCGGTGAGATCGGCGGTGACGCCGAGGAGCGTGCGGCCGCGTTCATCAAGGAGAACGTGACCAAGCCGGTCGTCGGCTACGTCGCGGGCTTCACCGCGCCCGAGGGCAAGACCATGGGTCACGCCGGCGCCATCGTCTCCGGCTCCTCCGGCACCGCACAGGCCAAGAAGGAGGCCCTGGAGGCCGCGGGCGTCAAGGTCGGCAAGACCCCGACCGAGACGGCGAAGCTGGCCCGCGAGATCCTGGGCGGCTGA